The following proteins come from a genomic window of Paenibacillus sp. CAA11:
- a CDS encoding TIGR01440 family protein, which translates to MNVNDGDVASVAAIGKQAAEILEELAKTASLGPGKLVVIGVSTSEVAGMHIGTAGAEDIAESLYAGLEGVRSQYGFDLAFQCCEHLNRALVVERRVLEAWRLTEVSAVPVRTAGGSMAACAYRRFTAPCLAEEIEAHAGLDIGETLIGMHLRHVAVPYRPARRSVGQARVTAAWTRPKLIGGQRAVYTLPQTEGSELCD; encoded by the coding sequence GTGAATGTCAACGATGGGGATGTTGCTTCTGTAGCTGCTATAGGCAAACAGGCTGCAGAAATCCTGGAGGAGCTTGCTAAGACCGCTTCCCTTGGACCCGGAAAGCTGGTCGTAATTGGTGTAAGCACGAGTGAAGTGGCAGGCATGCATATTGGAACCGCAGGGGCGGAAGACATTGCAGAAAGCCTGTATGCAGGGCTGGAGGGAGTCAGGTCCCAATACGGATTTGATCTTGCCTTCCAATGCTGCGAGCACCTTAACCGGGCACTTGTGGTGGAGCGCCGCGTGCTTGAAGCTTGGCGGCTGACAGAGGTTAGTGCCGTTCCGGTGCGCACGGCGGGCGGCTCCATGGCGGCATGCGCATACCGCCGCTTCACGGCTCCATGCCTCGCCGAGGAGATCGAGGCCCATGCGGGACTGGATATCGGCGAAACCTTGATCGGTATGCATCTGCGCCACGTTGCCGTCCCCTACAGACCAGCCAGGCGTTCCGTTGGCCAGGCTCGCGTTACAGCAGCATGGACGCGGCCGAAGCTGATCGGCGGGCAGCGGGCGGTATATACTTTGCCGCAGACCGAGGGTTCAGAGCTGTGTGATTAG
- a CDS encoding low molecular weight protein arginine phosphatase, producing the protein MMRILFVCTGNTCRSPMAEGLFRQMAKERGIQAEARSAGVAAMEGMSISRHAEAVLRDHQIEDSMTSSSMSKELAEWADLILTLTQSHKRQVIHAFPFTASKTFALKEYALDDPEVMEDLKELHELAANQALEASLGSKSRPADQQRMIELQQRIPSFDISDPFGGSREDYDRTAAEIRDALDKLLSKLEREGKQ; encoded by the coding sequence ATAATGCGTATTCTGTTTGTGTGTACTGGGAATACCTGCCGCAGTCCGATGGCAGAAGGGTTGTTTAGACAGATGGCTAAGGAAAGAGGTATTCAGGCCGAGGCTCGCTCAGCCGGGGTTGCCGCGATGGAGGGGATGTCGATCTCCCGCCATGCCGAAGCGGTACTTCGCGATCATCAGATTGAGGATAGCATGACTTCGAGCTCTATGAGTAAGGAGCTGGCGGAATGGGCCGATCTGATTCTAACTTTGACGCAGAGCCACAAACGTCAAGTCATTCACGCTTTCCCTTTCACCGCGTCCAAGACTTTTGCGCTGAAGGAATATGCTCTGGATGACCCTGAGGTTATGGAAGATTTGAAAGAGCTGCATGAACTTGCGGCAAATCAGGCTTTGGAGGCTTCACTTGGCTCGAAATCGAGGCCTGCGGATCAGCAGCGGATGATCGAGCTTCAGCAGCGGATTCCAAGCTTTGATATTTCCGATCCGTTTGGCGGAAGTCGGGAAGATTATGACCGGACTGCAGCAGAGATCCGGGATGCCCTCGATAAGCTGCTCTCCAAGCTGGAGCGTGAGGGGAAGCAATAA